One Brassica napus cultivar Da-Ae chromosome C2, Da-Ae, whole genome shotgun sequence DNA window includes the following coding sequences:
- the LOC106434882 gene encoding DNA-directed RNA polymerase III subunit rpc31, with the protein MAYRGGRGRGRGGFGGFGVEYAKAEPFVIFPDITLPDRKSISDDTQLLKNFNFFERFWKSSPYHLGDGVSKKESESLDIERFSDTLKPKKKKSNERGSFYDYLVLRPDNFPKELLGDTRRERPVKRARWTQDADLQKLEALEKLEAKLKAEGKEENEEGEGDEEVEESEGEDSENGDYDQNKDFDDDDDDYNEPEDNDNEDVYI; encoded by the exons ATGGCTTACAGAGGAGgacgaggaagaggaagaggtggGTTTGGTGGGTTTGGCGTTGAGTATGCAAAGGCAGAACCTTTTGTTATTTTCCCT GACATTACCTTACCTGACCGTAAATCAATCTCAGACGATACCCAATTACTTAAGAACTTCAATTTCTTTGAGAGGTTCTGGAAAAGTTCGCCTTACCACTTAGGCGATGGTGTTTCAAAGAAAG AGAGTGAGAGTTTAGACATTGAGAGGTTCTCAGACACGTTGaagccaaagaagaagaagtctaaTGAGCGGGGATCTTTCTATGACTATCTTGTTCTTAGACCTGATAACTTCCCTAAAGAACTTCTTGGAG ATACTCGAAGAGAACGGCCTGTGAAGAGAGCAAGATGGACTCAGGACGCAG ATCTGCAGAAGTTGGAGGCCTTGGAGAAGCTTGAAGCAAAGCTTAAG GCTGAAGGCAAGGAAGagaatgaagaaggagaaggtgATGAAGAAGTTGAGGAATCTGAGGGAGAAGATTCTGAAAATGGAGATTATGATCAg aATAAAGactttgatgatgatgacgacgatTATAACGAGCCGGAGGATAACGATA ATGAAGACGTATATATCTAA
- the LOC106357631 gene encoding DNA-binding protein HEXBP-like, whose product MEQLGAPSCDKCHRHHFGECVQCFSCGRMGHVSKYCRSRPADGQGTGQIAAPAAGPGSCFNCGQTGHYFRECPARGHTTLPPPAKRPAIAP is encoded by the coding sequence ATGGAACAGTTAGGAGCACCTAGTTGCGACAAGTGCCATCGCCACCATTTTGGAGAATGCGTCCAGTGTTTTAGTTGTGGAAGGATGGGACATGTTTCCAAGTATTGTCGGAGCAGACCAGCTGATGGTCAGGGTACTGGGCAGATTGCAGCTCCAGCAGCAGGACCTGGTAGTTGCTTTAATTGTGGTCAGACGGGTCATTATTTCAGAGAGTGTCCAGCAAGGGGACATACTACACTTCCACCGCCGGCTAAGCGTCCGGCCATCGCCCCATGA